One genomic window of Psychrobacillus sp. INOP01 includes the following:
- the eno gene encoding phosphopyruvate hydratase, whose product MPIITQIQAREVLDSRGNPTVEVEVFTESGGFGRAIVPSGASTGEYEAVELRDGDKSRYLGKGVLKAVENVNNIIAAELEENFSVLDQVEIDHAMIELDGTENKGNLGANAILGVSIAVAHAAADYLDIPLYQYLGGFNAKQLPVPMMNIVNGGEHADNNVDIQEFMVMPVGAESFRHALRMGAEIFHSLKSVLQEAGLNTAVGDEGGFAPNLKSNEEALSTIVTAIEKAGYKPGEQVLLAMDVAASELFNKEDGKYHLSGEGVVKTSEEMVAWYEELCEKYPIISIEDGLDENDWAGHKLLTERLGKKVQLVGDDLFVTNTKKLAQGIEQGVANSILVKVNQIGTLTETFDAIEMAKRAGYTAVISHRSGESEDVTIADIAVATNAGQIKTGAPSRSDRVAKYNQLLRIEDQLYETAQYLGEKTFYNLKK is encoded by the coding sequence ATGCCAATTATTACACAAATTCAAGCACGTGAAGTATTAGATTCACGCGGTAATCCGACAGTAGAAGTTGAAGTATTTACAGAAAGCGGTGGATTTGGACGCGCAATCGTTCCGTCTGGTGCATCTACTGGTGAATATGAAGCAGTAGAACTTCGCGATGGTGACAAGTCAAGATATCTAGGCAAAGGTGTTTTAAAAGCAGTAGAAAATGTAAATAACATTATCGCAGCTGAACTAGAAGAAAACTTCTCGGTATTGGACCAAGTAGAAATCGACCATGCGATGATCGAATTAGACGGAACTGAAAATAAAGGGAATTTAGGCGCTAACGCTATTCTTGGCGTATCTATTGCTGTAGCACATGCAGCTGCAGATTACTTGGATATTCCACTTTATCAATACTTAGGCGGTTTCAATGCGAAGCAACTACCAGTTCCAATGATGAATATCGTTAATGGTGGAGAGCATGCGGATAATAATGTTGATATCCAAGAATTTATGGTAATGCCAGTAGGCGCAGAATCTTTCCGTCATGCATTACGTATGGGCGCTGAAATTTTCCATAGCTTAAAATCTGTATTACAAGAAGCAGGATTAAACACAGCAGTTGGGGATGAAGGTGGATTTGCACCGAACTTAAAATCCAACGAAGAAGCTCTTTCAACAATAGTGACTGCAATTGAAAAAGCAGGATATAAACCAGGAGAACAAGTACTTCTTGCAATGGACGTTGCCGCTTCTGAGCTATTCAACAAAGAAGATGGTAAATACCACTTATCTGGTGAAGGTGTTGTCAAAACTTCAGAAGAAATGGTTGCTTGGTATGAAGAGCTTTGCGAAAAATACCCAATCATCTCAATTGAAGACGGCTTAGATGAAAATGACTGGGCTGGTCATAAATTATTAACAGAGCGTTTAGGTAAAAAAGTACAATTGGTTGGCGATGATTTATTCGTAACGAATACGAAAAAATTAGCGCAAGGAATTGAACAAGGTGTAGCTAACTCTATTCTTGTAAAAGTAAACCAAATTGGTACACTTACTGAAACATTTGATGCAATTGAAATGGCAAAACGCGCTGGCTATACAGCAGTTATCTCTCACCGCTCTGGTGAATCAGAGGATGTAACAATTGCGGATATCGCAGTTGCAACAAATGCTGGCCAAATCAAAACTGGTGCACCATCTCGTTCAGACCGTGTAGCAAAATACAACCAATTACTTCGTATTGAAGATCAGTTATATGAAACTGCTCAGTACCTAGGTGAAAAAACATTCTATAACTTAAAAAAATAA
- a CDS encoding carboxylesterase, whose amino-acid sequence MRISTPKPFFFEAGKRAVLLLHGFTGNSSDVRMLGRFLEKNGYTSLAPHYKGHGVPPEELLETGPQDWWKDVMRGYDRLKAEGYEEIAVAGLSLGGVFSLKLGYTVPVKGIVTMCSPMTMKTTDIMFEGVLKYAKEYKKYEGKSEQQIEEEVEAIRKTPMETLAELREFVYNVRDHVDHVYAPLLVTQGKKDKVIDITSANYIFEQAESFEKNLNWYENSGHVITLGSEKEQLHEDILNFLESLDWNV is encoded by the coding sequence ATGCGAATTTCAACTCCTAAGCCATTTTTCTTTGAAGCTGGAAAACGTGCAGTATTGCTACTTCATGGTTTTACAGGAAATTCCTCAGATGTGCGTATGCTTGGACGCTTTTTAGAAAAAAATGGATACACATCATTAGCTCCACATTACAAAGGACATGGAGTTCCACCGGAAGAACTGCTAGAAACAGGACCACAGGACTGGTGGAAGGATGTCATGCGTGGTTATGACCGTTTAAAAGCAGAGGGCTATGAGGAAATTGCTGTAGCTGGGTTATCACTTGGAGGAGTATTTTCACTGAAGTTAGGGTATACAGTACCTGTAAAAGGCATTGTAACTATGTGTTCCCCGATGACGATGAAAACGACTGATATTATGTTTGAAGGTGTATTAAAGTACGCAAAAGAATATAAGAAATATGAAGGAAAATCCGAGCAGCAAATAGAAGAAGAAGTAGAGGCTATTCGAAAAACACCAATGGAGACATTGGCTGAGCTAAGAGAATTTGTTTACAATGTCCGTGATCATGTAGATCATGTATATGCTCCGTTGCTAGTAACTCAGGGGAAAAAGGATAAGGTAATCGATATTACTTCTGCCAATTACATTTTTGAGCAGGCAGAATCATTTGAGAAAAACCTAAATTGGTATGAGAACTCAGGACATGTAATTACACTTGGCTCAGAAAAAGAACAATTGCACGAAGATATATTAAACTTTTTAGAGTCGCTCGATTGGAATGTGTAA
- the rnr gene encoding ribonuclease R, which yields MENMKEQLLELLNTEDYKPLTTKELEEHFNLVDADDFKELVKTLVQMEEHGLVVRSRSNRYGIPSRMNLIVGKFIGHAKGFGFVTPEESGMDDIFIPPTEVNGAVNGDKVLVRVSKDSSGDRREGSIIKITQRGISQVVGTFQDNKGFGFVIPDDKKVPMDVFIAKGDTLGAIEGHKVVVEITEWPNERKSATGMVTQILGHKNDPGVDILSIIYKHGITIDFPEEVINQAEAVPDQIDEKDLDNRRDLRNEVIVTIDGADAKDLDDAVTVTKNSDGTYKLGVHIADVSHYVTEGSPLDREAYDRGTSVYLADRVIPMIPHRLSNGICSLNPQVDRLTLSCEMVIDGSGMVTSHEIFQSVIRTTERMTYSDVYKILEEKDTALIERYKDLVPMFELMGELAEVLRTKRERRGAIDFDFPEAKIIVDEDGWPTDIATRERTVAERLIEEFMLAANETVAEHFKWMDVPFIYRIHEDPKPEKLERFFNFLTNFGIVVKGTGNEVHPKALQEIIENIEGMPEEPVISTMLLRSLQQAKYYSECLGHFGLSTEFYTHFTSPIRRYPDLIVHRLIRTYLVNEDVSQATINHWGAIMDDIAEHTSKRERRAVDAERDTDALKKAQYMADKIGEEFEGIVSSVTNFGLFIELPNTIEGLVHVTNMTDDYYRFDDRQMMMIGERAGKQFRIGDEVTVRVSAVKPEEASIDFEIVGMKKAFQRTRKETPKVIHASKKGSGNTGKREQSQPGPKKGPKQKQKFYESVAKKSQRRKRPKKK from the coding sequence ATGGAAAACATGAAAGAACAATTACTCGAATTACTAAACACAGAAGACTATAAACCATTAACAACGAAAGAGTTAGAAGAACATTTTAATCTGGTAGATGCGGATGATTTTAAAGAATTAGTGAAAACACTGGTCCAAATGGAGGAACACGGTTTAGTCGTTCGCTCTAGATCGAATAGATATGGGATTCCTTCTCGTATGAATCTTATAGTAGGGAAATTCATTGGACATGCTAAAGGATTCGGTTTCGTTACTCCTGAAGAGAGCGGAATGGATGATATTTTCATACCACCTACTGAAGTTAATGGAGCAGTCAACGGGGACAAAGTACTTGTACGAGTTTCCAAAGATTCATCTGGTGACCGAAGAGAAGGCTCTATTATCAAAATAACTCAGCGCGGCATATCTCAGGTTGTCGGAACATTCCAAGACAATAAAGGATTTGGATTTGTGATCCCGGACGATAAAAAAGTCCCTATGGATGTATTTATCGCTAAAGGAGATACACTTGGCGCAATTGAGGGTCATAAAGTAGTCGTAGAAATTACAGAATGGCCAAATGAAAGAAAGTCCGCTACCGGGATGGTAACACAAATCCTAGGTCATAAAAATGATCCAGGTGTCGATATACTTTCTATTATATACAAGCATGGAATTACTATCGACTTCCCAGAAGAAGTGATCAACCAAGCAGAAGCTGTTCCAGATCAAATTGATGAAAAGGACTTGGATAATCGCCGAGATCTTCGAAATGAAGTAATCGTTACAATTGATGGAGCAGATGCTAAAGACTTGGATGATGCCGTAACCGTTACAAAAAATTCTGATGGTACATATAAACTTGGCGTTCACATCGCTGACGTAAGTCATTATGTAACGGAAGGTTCACCATTAGACCGTGAAGCATATGACCGTGGAACAAGCGTTTATTTAGCAGACCGTGTCATACCAATGATTCCTCATCGTCTATCAAACGGAATTTGTTCGTTAAACCCTCAAGTAGATCGTTTAACATTATCCTGCGAAATGGTCATCGACGGTTCTGGAATGGTTACTTCTCATGAAATATTCCAAAGTGTTATTCGAACTACGGAAAGAATGACGTATTCAGATGTTTACAAAATTTTAGAAGAAAAAGATACTGCATTAATAGAACGTTATAAAGACTTAGTTCCTATGTTTGAACTTATGGGAGAGCTTGCGGAAGTTCTTCGTACGAAACGTGAAAGACGTGGTGCCATTGACTTCGATTTCCCAGAAGCGAAAATCATTGTCGATGAAGATGGTTGGCCAACAGATATTGCAACAAGAGAACGTACAGTTGCAGAGCGTCTGATTGAAGAGTTCATGCTTGCAGCCAATGAAACTGTTGCCGAGCATTTTAAATGGATGGATGTACCTTTTATTTACCGTATCCATGAAGATCCTAAGCCTGAAAAGCTAGAACGATTCTTTAATTTCTTAACAAATTTTGGGATAGTCGTTAAAGGTACTGGAAACGAAGTTCATCCAAAAGCATTACAGGAAATTATTGAAAACATTGAAGGAATGCCAGAAGAACCGGTTATTTCTACAATGCTTCTACGCTCATTACAGCAAGCTAAATACTATTCCGAATGTCTAGGACATTTTGGTTTATCAACCGAATTTTATACCCACTTTACTTCACCAATTCGTCGTTATCCGGATTTAATCGTTCATCGTTTAATTCGTACGTATTTGGTAAATGAAGATGTGTCACAGGCTACCATTAATCATTGGGGAGCTATTATGGACGATATTGCAGAGCATACGTCTAAACGTGAACGTCGCGCAGTAGATGCAGAGCGTGATACAGATGCACTCAAAAAAGCACAGTATATGGCTGACAAAATCGGCGAGGAATTTGAAGGTATTGTTAGTTCCGTAACTAACTTTGGTCTATTTATCGAGCTTCCGAATACAATTGAAGGTCTAGTACATGTCACGAATATGACCGATGATTATTATCGTTTTGACGATCGTCAAATGATGATGATAGGAGAACGTGCTGGTAAACAATTCCGTATTGGTGATGAGGTTACGGTTCGAGTATCTGCCGTAAAACCAGAAGAAGCTTCGATTGATTTTGAAATCGTAGGCATGAAAAAAGCATTCCAACGAACTAGAAAAGAAACACCAAAAGTTATACATGCGTCTAAAAAGGGC
- the gpmI gene encoding 2,3-bisphosphoglycerate-independent phosphoglycerate mutase, translating into MPKSPVALIILDGFGLRHEAFGNAVAQANKPNFDRYWSNFPNATLTASGEAVGLPEGQMGNSEVGHLNIGAGRVVYQNLTRIHKSIREGDFFLEPKLLAAIEHVKQSGGKLHLMGLLSDGGVHSHYSHLFALLKLAKEQGLEDVFVHGFLDGRDVGPRTAIGYVAETEKQMKDIGIGKFASISGRYYAMDRDRRWERVLLAYKAIVDGLGRTAESATAGILASYEEDIVDEFVVPFVIEEDGKPAVTIDTNDAVIFFNFRPDRAIQLSMAINTPSFDSIPLSEKNPTNLKFVTFTHYSDDVVADVVFEKADLYNTVGEVISKHNKTQLRIAETEKYPHVTFFMSGGREATFPGEERILINSPKVATYDLQPEMSAYEVTDALLDAIANDRFDAIILNFANPDMVGHSGMLEPTIKAIEAVDDCLGKVVDALLAKGGHAIITADHGNSDEVTTMEGQPMTAHTTNPVPVIVTSKNATLRSDGILADLAPTMLHLLGIETPPEMTGKTLIETES; encoded by the coding sequence ATGCCTAAAAGTCCAGTAGCACTAATCATACTAGATGGTTTCGGCTTGCGTCATGAAGCGTTTGGAAATGCAGTTGCACAGGCAAACAAACCAAATTTCGATCGTTATTGGAGTAACTTTCCGAATGCTACATTGACGGCCTCTGGAGAAGCGGTTGGCTTACCAGAAGGTCAAATGGGTAATTCAGAGGTTGGTCATTTGAATATTGGTGCGGGTAGAGTCGTGTACCAAAACCTAACTCGAATTCATAAATCAATTCGAGAAGGAGATTTTTTCTTAGAGCCTAAGCTTTTAGCTGCGATTGAGCATGTGAAGCAATCAGGTGGGAAATTACACTTGATGGGATTACTTTCTGACGGTGGCGTTCATAGTCACTATTCGCATTTATTTGCTCTATTGAAGCTCGCAAAAGAACAAGGGCTAGAAGACGTGTTTGTCCATGGCTTTTTAGATGGACGCGACGTAGGTCCTCGAACTGCGATCGGATATGTAGCAGAAACAGAGAAACAAATGAAGGATATCGGTATAGGAAAGTTTGCATCCATTAGCGGTAGATACTATGCAATGGATCGTGATCGACGCTGGGAGAGGGTTCTACTAGCCTATAAAGCAATAGTGGATGGCTTAGGTAGAACTGCAGAATCAGCAACAGCTGGTATTTTAGCTTCTTATGAAGAGGATATTGTGGATGAGTTTGTTGTTCCTTTCGTTATAGAAGAAGATGGGAAGCCTGCTGTAACGATTGATACGAACGATGCAGTTATTTTCTTTAATTTCCGTCCTGACCGTGCTATTCAATTATCGATGGCTATTAACACACCATCATTTGATAGTATTCCTTTAAGCGAAAAGAATCCAACGAATCTAAAATTTGTTACGTTTACTCATTATAGTGATGATGTTGTGGCAGATGTGGTGTTCGAGAAAGCGGATCTCTACAACACAGTTGGAGAAGTAATTTCGAAGCACAACAAAACACAATTACGTATTGCAGAGACTGAAAAGTATCCGCATGTAACGTTCTTTATGAGTGGCGGCAGAGAGGCAACCTTCCCAGGAGAAGAGCGTATACTGATCAACTCTCCAAAGGTTGCTACATATGATTTACAACCTGAAATGAGCGCATATGAAGTAACGGATGCGCTGTTAGATGCAATTGCCAATGATCGTTTCGATGCGATTATCTTAAATTTTGCCAATCCAGATATGGTTGGTCATAGCGGAATGCTAGAACCAACGATTAAAGCAATTGAGGCTGTAGACGATTGTTTAGGTAAAGTTGTCGATGCACTTTTAGCTAAGGGCGGGCATGCAATCATTACAGCAGATCACGGTAATTCAGATGAAGTAACGACGATGGAAGGGCAGCCAATGACGGCTCATACGACTAATCCAGTTCCAGTGATTGTCACATCGAAAAATGCAACACTAAGAAGTGACGGAATTTTAGCCGATTTGGCTCCAACCATGTTACACTTATTAGGGATAGAAACACCGCCTGAAATGACAGGTAAAACACTAATCGAAACGGAGAGTTAA
- the secG gene encoding preprotein translocase subunit SecG, whose product MHALFMTLLVIVAIALIVVVLLQSGKSAGLSGAISGGAEQLFGKQKARGMDLVLHRVTIVLAVLFFILTIAVTKF is encoded by the coding sequence ATGCACGCATTATTTATGACATTACTTGTCATCGTTGCGATCGCATTGATCGTTGTTGTATTGTTACAATCAGGGAAAAGTGCTGGTCTCTCAGGAGCCATCTCTGGTGGGGCTGAACAACTTTTTGGAAAACAAAAAGCTCGAGGTATGGACCTAGTCTTACATAGAGTAACGATTGTACTTGCAGTTCTATTTTTTATATTGACTATTGCCGTAACTAAATTTTAA